The sequence GAGAGGATTTCATTAACTTTTTTGTTAATTATATATAACTCCATACTTGGAGTACCCCCAAGACCATTTACCAAAACAGCCACTTCACTGTCGCTATAATCTAAATCAGCTAGTATCTTATCTAGTAGGTGGGTAGTTATTTCATCAGCAGTTTTTATAGAATCTTTATGTGTTCCCGGCTCACCGTGTATACCCAAACCTACTTCCATTTCATTTTCTTCAAGGGTGAAAGAGGGCTTTCCTGCCGCAGGAACAGTGCAAGGAGTCAACGACATACCCATTGAACGTACATTAGCTATGGTTTTTTCTGCAACTCGCTTAACCTCAGAGAGGTCCATGCCCTTTTCAGCTGCAGCACCGGCAAGCTTATGTACAAAGACTGTACCAGCAATTCCTCTTCTGCCAGTTGTCCAAGTACTATTTTCTACGGCAACATCATCATTCACAACTACACTTTCCACTTCTATATCCAACCCTTCCATAGCAGCCATTTCTGCAGCCATTTCAAAATTCATTACATCACCGGTATAGTTTTTAACTACCATTAAAACCCCTGCGCCACCATTTACAGCTTTTAAAGCTTCAAATATTTGATCAGGTGTAGGAGATGTAAATACAGCACCTGCTATTGCCCCATCTAACATACCCTTACCTACAAAACCGCCATGACTAGGCTCATGGCCACTGCCCCCACCGCTTATTAGAGCAACTTTCCCTTTCACTGGTGAATTTGCCCTAACTAAAACATTGAAACCACTTACCTGGCGAACATAGTTGGGATGGGCTTTAACTATGCCTTCTAACATTTCTTCCACAACGAGTTCTGGATTGTTAATAAGCTTTTTCACGGAAATTCCTCCTCTAAATATATTAATATTCAAAATATTTAATGCAATTAACGTGCCATTAAGGGTGTTTTGTAAAAAATAGAAGAAATTAGACCTTTGCACTATATATATTAAAGTAATGAAGGCAAATATTACAGAAACTGGGGAATTTTTCCCCAATAAATTCATTTTTCCCCACGGAAGAAGAAATGCCACATACATCAACAATTATATTAATAATTGTTAACAGTTTATTAAACCCGTTACCAACTATTGACAAGGATAGTTAAATTATATAATATTAGTTATATAACAAGCGTTATATAACTAATATTATTAGGGGGGATACCCATGGGTCCAAAAACTAAGTTCAATAAACAGGATATTGTTGAGGCAGCCTTTAAAATAGCAAGGGAAAAAGGCTTTTCGGCAATCACAGCTAGGAACGTTGCTAAAAGGCTAGAGTCCTCTGTGGCACCTATATATGTTAACTTCGCAACAATAGAAGATTTGACTACAGCTGTAGTAGAACGGGTTTTTGCCCTATCCGATGAGTTCCTTGCAAGGGAAAAAGGGGCAGACATATTTGAAAATATAGGAAGAGCAAGTCTTAATTTTGCAAGGCAATATCCGGTTTTTGTGCAAGAGTTGATTTTAAAGCCTAATCCATACATGGCTTCCTACGAAAAGGTTGAAGATACTATCCTTGAAGCCATTAAAGGGGAAGAAACTATGATTGGGCTAACTAGAGATGAGCAAAGGAGATTACTTTTAAAGTTGCGTATTTTTCAAACAGGACTTACGGCATTTGTGGCAAATGGTCATATACCTTCTTGGATAGATGAAGATGAAGTGGAAGAACTTCTTTTTGAAGTGGGTGATGAATTCCTAAGGGCTCTGAAAATGAAGGGAGAGAATAAACGGTGAAGAAATTAGTTATAATTGGTGGAGGAATAGCAGGACTTAGCGCAGGTATTTTTGCCCAAAAGAATGGATTTGATAGTGTTATACTGGAAAAACATCATACTTTAGGAGGGGAATGCACAGGTTGGGATCGTCAAGGCTATCACATCGACGGGTGTATTCATTGGCTTGTGGGCACAAAAAAAGGAACTGCCATTCATGACCTATGGAATACAGTAGGGGCACTAGATGGTGTTGAGTGTTTCCATCCAGAGAGCTTTTTATCATTTGAGTATGATGGCGTTACTGTGCATTTTTATAGGGACCTTGAAAGGCTGAAGTCCAGTTGGATTGAGTTATCTCCAGAGGATGAAGAAGCCATTGAAGGATTTTATCAGACTATAAAACGCTTACAAACCTTTGAGATACCTGTTGGAAAACCCATGGATATGATGAACATTATCGAAAAGGTTAAATTTTTATTGTCTATGAAGGACGCA comes from Alkalicella caledoniensis and encodes:
- the dhaK gene encoding dihydroxyacetone kinase subunit DhaK, producing the protein MKKLINNPELVVEEMLEGIVKAHPNYVRQVSGFNVLVRANSPVKGKVALISGGGSGHEPSHGGFVGKGMLDGAIAGAVFTSPTPDQIFEALKAVNGGAGVLMVVKNYTGDVMNFEMAAEMAAMEGLDIEVESVVVNDDVAVENSTWTTGRRGIAGTVFVHKLAGAAAEKGMDLSEVKRVAEKTIANVRSMGMSLTPCTVPAAGKPSFTLEENEMEVGLGIHGEPGTHKDSIKTADEITTHLLDKILADLDYSDSEVAVLVNGLGGTPSMELYIINKKVNEILSQRGIKIYKTLVGNYMTSLEMAGASITLLKLDDELKDLLDAEADTPAFTQV
- a CDS encoding TetR/AcrR family transcriptional regulator, with protein sequence MGPKTKFNKQDIVEAAFKIAREKGFSAITARNVAKRLESSVAPIYVNFATIEDLTTAVVERVFALSDEFLAREKGADIFENIGRASLNFARQYPVFVQELILKPNPYMASYEKVEDTILEAIKGEETMIGLTRDEQRRLLLKLRIFQTGLTAFVANGHIPSWIDEDEVEELLFEVGDEFLRALKMKGENKR